Proteins co-encoded in one Brassica oleracea var. oleracea cultivar TO1000 chromosome C4, BOL, whole genome shotgun sequence genomic window:
- the LOC106342693 gene encoding protein ENHANCED DISEASE RESISTANCE 2-like — protein MGENESEAKMEGWLYIIRSNRFGLHFSKKRYFILGDHLLKSFKSISDSKTKDGGRSAVIDSCIRVTDNGRESVHRKAFFIFTLYNTSNHNDQLKLGASSPEDAARWINLIKEEALKGSSNPGDVFSCSRSRWDSLRLSSSVREHHSNSIDWTLRSSARVDPVTTTDVVAPSPWTIFGCQNGLRLFKEAKERDSLGRWDDHPAIMAVGVVDGTSENIFQTLLSLGPSRSEWDFCFFQGSVVEHLDGHTDIIHKQLYSDWLPWGMKRRDFSLRRYWRREDDGTYVILYHSVFHKKCPPQKGYIRACLKSGGYVISPIDNGKQSVVKHMLAVDWKSWRSYVKPSLARSITVKMLGRISALRELFRAKHGSFPSSGELSRSARLNQNEESGFGESSSLTECEMYKDPANEERDKFPSERSSLVDLNDGVDEFFDVPEPSDNDHLDDNWASDFDSDTYSQDTRQPKLNSASSLVRKIHDLAVQKRGYVDLHERAREESSTPCCYGTTLPTDPTCALPCSWTTTDPSTFLIRGKTYLSDQKKVTAKGTLMQMVAADWLKSDKREDDLGSRPGGIVQKYAAKGGPEFFFIVNIQVPGSTTYSLVLYYMMSTPIEEHPLLVSFVNGDDAYRNSRFKLIPYISKGSWIVKQSVGKKACLVGQALEINYFRGKNYIELGVDIGSSTVARGVVSLVLGYLNKLVIEMAFLVQANTEEELPEYLLGTCRLNHLDASKSVPVVTQS, from the exons ATGGGTGAAAACGAGAGCGAGGCGAAGATGGAAGGTTGGTTGTATATAATCAGATCCAACAGATTCGGTTTGCATTTCTCCAAAAAACGTTACTTTATCCTCGGAGACCATCTTCTCAAGAGCTTCAAGTCCATCTCCGATTCCAAAACCAAG GATGGTGGAAGAAGTGCGGTGATAGATTCGTGTATACGTGTTACTGACAATGGAAGGGAAAGTGTTCATAGAAAA GCATTCTTCATTTTTACACTGTACAACACTTCAAATCACAATGATCAACTCAAG TTAGGAGCAAGCAGTCCTGAGGATGCAGCTAGGTGGATCAATTTGATTAAAGAGGAAGCTTTAAAG GGTTCCTCTAATCCAGGAGATGTTTTTAGTTGTTCCAGGAGCCGATGGGATTCTCTAAG ACTGAGTAGCTCGGTTCGGGAACATCACTCAAATTCTATTGACTGGACGCTTCGGTCTTCTGCAAGAGTGGATCCTGTTACCACCACTGATGTTGTTGCGCCTTCTCCGTGGACAATATTCGGTTGTCAGAATG GTCTTCGTCTTTTTAAAGAGGCAAAAGAGAGAGATTCTCTTGGAAGG TGGGATGACCATCCGGCTATCATGGCTGTTGGGGTTGTTGATGGAACTTCAGAAAACATTTTCCAAACACTTCTCTCTCTTGGACCCTCAAGATCAGA ATGGGATTTCTGTTTTTTCCAAGGCAGTGTGGTCGAGCATCTTGATGGTCACACTGATATAATTCACAAACAGCTATACAGCGATTGGTTACCTTG GGGGATGAAAAGAAGAGACTTTTCGCTGCGGCGTTATTGGAGAAGGGAAGATGATGGGACATATG TGATTCTCTATCATTCTGTATTTCACAAGAAGTGTCCACCTCAGAAAGGCTATATCCGTGCGTGCCTTAAAA GTGGCGGTTATGTGATTTCTCCCATAGACAACGGGAAACAGTCAGTTGTGAAGCACATGCTTGCTGTTGATTGGAAGTCCTGGAGATCTTATGTGAAACCATCTCTAGCTAGATCTATTACTGTGAAAATGCTTGGAAGAATCTCAG CCCTTAGAGAGCTGTTTAGGGCGAAACATGGAAGCTTTCCTTCATCAGGGGAGTTGTCAAGAAGTGCAAGACTGAATCAAAACGAAGAGAGTGGCTTTGGTGAATCTTCTTCTCTGACAGAATGCGAAATGTACAAGGACCCCGCTAATGAAGAGAGAGACAAATTCCCCTCAGAGCGCTCTAGCCTTGTGGACTTGAACGATGGAGTGGATGAGTTTTTCGACGTTCCTGAACCATCGGATAATGACCACTTGGATGACAACTGGGCCTCGGATTTTGACTCGGATACATACTCTCAG GACACCCGCCAGCCAAAACTAAACAGCGCTTCGAGTTTAGTGAGAAAAATACACGATCTTGCAG TTCAAAAGAGGGGTTATGTTGACCTGCACGAGAGGGCGAGGGAAGAGAGTAGCACGCCTTGCTGTTATGGAACCACGCTTCCAACTGATCCTACTTGTGCCTTGCCTTGTAGCTGGACAACAACTGATCCTTCTACTTTTCTCATTCGAGGAAAGACTTATCTTTCAGACCAGAAGAAA GTCACGGCAAAGGGTACACTGATGCAGATGGTGGCTGCAGACTGGCTAAAGTCTGACAAGCGGGAGGATGATTTGGGCTCCCGTCCTGGTGGCATAGTTCAG AAATATGCAGCAAAAGGTGGACCAGAGTTCTTTTTCATCGTGAATATACAG GTTCCAGGATCGACAACGTACAGCCTTGTGCTTTATTACATGATGAGCACTCCAATTGAAGAGCATCCTTTGCTAGTTAGCTTTGTTAATGGGGATGACGCATATAGGAACTCACGGTTCAAGCTCATTCCTTACATATCCAAG GGCTCTTGGATAGTTAAGCAGAGTGTGGGAAAGAAAGCATGCCTTGTTGGTCAAGCTCTGGAGATCAATTACTTCAGGGGAAAGAACTACATTGAG CTGGGCGTTGATATTGGGTCATCAACGGTTGCGAGAGGTGTTGTGAGTCTTGTTCTTGGTTACCTCAACAAACTCGTGATTGAAATGGCATTCTTGGTTCAG GCAAATACCGAAGAGGAGCTCCCGGAATATCTTCTTGGAACATGTCGGTTAAACCATCTAGATGCATCTAAATCAGTTCCAGTTGTTACACAGTCCTAG
- the LOC106338228 gene encoding uncharacterized protein LOC106338228, whose product MTQFPILDLPSVLQALVIQRVAKNSFADLYRLRSTCKSMRALADEGGVYASFDLFNYPWYLGNQHSLLRRCYEEGNPITLYVKGVEYFYGLDRLDEGLRLLKRAADAGYERTLYTYAMTHKIFWEDEEYFSCFTRESVGRMGMVVRNEDPIWFNRENDRFITKRHLFMSTVVPLFYSCQCSPCLDRDWVLWYIEHSKAGDMCNLCFWIKEVALFLRDFRCSTGFPDFDTWQ is encoded by the coding sequence ATGACACAATTCCCCATCCTCGATCTCCCTTCAGTGCTCCAGGCATTGGTGATCCAACGCGTTGCAAAGAACTCTTTCGCAGATCTGTATAGACTACGATCTACTTGCAAGTCTATGCGTGCGTTGGCAGACGAAGGTGGGGTGTATGCTTCTTTTGATTTATTTAACTACCCTTGGTACCTTGGCAATCAGCATTCGTTGTTAAGAAGATGCTATGAGGAGGGTAACCCAATTACTCTTTACGTCAAGGGTGTGGAGTATTTCTACGGGTTAGACCGTCTAGATGAAGGACTTCGTTTGTTAAAGAGAGCTGCGGATGCAGGATACGAGCGAACGTTGTATACCTATGCAATGACTCACAAAATTTTCTGGGAGGATGAGGAGTACTTTTCTTGTTTCACCAGAGAATCCGTTGGTAGAATGGGAATGGTGGTTAGAAATGAAGATCCGATATGGTTTAACCGCGAGAACGACCGGTTCATAACAAAGAGGCATTTGTTCATGTCAACAGTCGTCCCCTTGTTTTATAGTTGCCAGTGTTCACCATGCTTGGACCGGGATTGGGTTCTTTGGTACATTGAGCACAGCAAGGCTGGAGACATGTGTAATCTCTGCTTCTGGATTAAGGAGGTTGCTCTGTTCCTACGGGATTTTCGGTGTAGCACTGGTTTTCCTGATTTCGACACATGGCAGTAA
- the LOC106342694 gene encoding uncharacterized protein LOC106342694 → MDQEGDPCALEKASLEPKAPTAADPDSVSPFDSDPSLSEEEDLLTDEEIIESVYQSLLLIILSAEIWCFDYCKTPPPSRVAETVPDTCPGAPMKLAKISRSIDSGGLRRKLF, encoded by the coding sequence ATGGACCAAGAAGGAGATCCATGTGCTCTGGAGAAGGCTTCTTTAGAGCCTAAAGCTCCAACCGCTGCTGACCCAGATTCGGTTTCTCCATTTGATTCAGACCCTTCTCTGTCTGAAGAAGAAGACCTGCTAACCGATGAAGAAATCATCGAGTCTGTCTATCAGAGTCTCTTGTTAATCATTCTCTCAGCTGAGATTTGGTGTTTTGATTATTGCAAGACACCTCCTCCTTCGCGGGTTGCAGAAACTGTTCCGGATACTTGTCCCGGAGCTCCAATGAAGCTCGCTAAGATATCAAGGTCCATCGATTCTGGAGGACTGAGAAGGAAACTCTTCTGA
- the LOC106336980 gene encoding uncharacterized membrane protein At1g06890, producing MGEMKSMQMGVIGALFLSVASSVSIVICNKALMTNLGFPFATTLTSWHLMVTYCTLHVAYRLNFFENKPIDTKTVVLFGLLNGISIGLLNLSLGFNSIGFYQMTKLAIIPFTVLLETLFLNKKFSQKIKFSLFLLLVGVGIASITDLQLNFVGSVLSLLAIATTCVGQILTNTIQKKLNVTSTQLLYQSAPFQAAILFVSGPFVDKYLTSLNVFSFQYSPIVVGFITLSCLIAVSVNFSTFLVIGKTSPVTYQVLGHLKTCLVLAFGYTLLHDPFTPRNIAGILIAVLGMLLYSYFCSVASKSKQGSSESAFIGKDRDTTPLLSQEKENHEAKKLDKHSAV from the exons ATGGGAGAGATGAAGAGTATGCAAATGGGTGTGATTGGAGCATTGTTTCTATCGGTTGCATCTTCTGTCTCCATTGTCATTTGCAACAAAGCTTTGATGACCAATCTTGGATTCCCTTTTG CAACAACACTAACAAGTTGGCATTTGATGGTAACATATTGCACACTTCATGTGGCATATAGACTGAACTTCTTTGAGAATAAACCAATAGACACGAAAACTGTTGTTCTCTTCGGCCTCCTCAATGGCATCTCCATTGGTCTTCTCAATCTCAGCCTTGGCTTCAATTCCATCGGCTTCTATCAA ATGACCAAACTTGCTATCATACCATTTACTGTTCTATTAGAAACTCTCTTCCTCAACAAGAAGTTTAG CCAAAAGATAAAATTCTCTTTATTTTTGTTGCTGGTTGGTGTTGGAATAGCATCAATAACAGATCTTCAGCTCAACTTTGTTGGTTCTGTTCTGTCTCTCCTTGCCATCGCAACAACTTGCGTCGGCCAAATT CTAACAAACACAATCCAGAAGAAACTGAACGTGACTTCAACACAACTCCTTTACCAATCAGCCCCGTTTCAAGCCGCTATACTCTTCGTCTCTGGCCCCTTTGTCGACAAATACCTCACTAGCCTCAATGTCTTCTCCTTCCAGTACTCTCCTATCGTCGTG GGGTTCATAACGTTGTCTTGTTTGATAGCGGTTTCGGTTAACTTCAGCACGTTTTTAGTTATTGGAAAGACTTCTCCGGTGACGTACCAAGTCTTGGGGCATCTGAAAACGTGTTTGGTGCTCGCGTTTGGTTACACTCTCCTCCATGATCCTTTTACTCCTCGTAACATCGCAGGAATCCTCATCGCTGTCCTTGGCATGCTTCTCTACTCCTACTTCTGCTCTGTTGCTTCTAAATCCAAACAAGGCTCCTCCGAATCCGCTTTTATT GGGAAAGACAGGGATACGACGCCGCTTTTGAGCCAAGAAAAAGAGAATCATGAAGCCAAGAAACTAGACAAGCATTCTGCAGTGTGA
- the LOC106336979 gene encoding uncharacterized protein LOC106336979, with product MGTMHRSGLAPRRTNENAKVIITTILGIVFGTFIGISLPSLSFKINLPSALISSLDVALSDGKLLSARDDKSPEHFGSRKFPQIYVPTNPRGAELLPPGIVVAKTDLYLRRLWGEPNEDLKKKPKYLVTFTVGFEQRNHINSVVKKFSEDFQILLFHYDGRTTEWDQFEWSKSAIHISTRKQTKWWYAKRFLHPDVVSAYEYIFIWDEDLGVEHFNADKYIQLVKKHGLEISQPGLEPNNGLTWEMTKRRGDREVHKDTKEKAGWCSDPHLPPCAAFVEIMAPVFSREAWRCVWHMIQNDLVHGWGLDFALRRCVEPAHEKIGVVDSQWIIHKVIPSLGSQGKSENGKAPWQGVRERCKKEWTMFQNRLADADKEYLGRMVKG from the exons ATGGGAACAATGCACCGAAG TGGTTTAGCTCCTCGAAGAACAAACGAAAACGCAAAAGTTATTATCACAACAATACTGGGAATCGTCTTTGGCACTTTTATTGGCATCTCATTACCTTCTCTTTCTTTCAAG ATTAACTTACCTTCGGCTCTTATATCATCTCTTGATGTCGCCTTGTCTGATGGCAAACTGTTATCAGCTCGTGACGACAAATCTCCTGAACATTTCGGTTCTAGAAAATTTCCTCAG ATATATGTTCCCACCAACCCGCGTGGTGCAGAACTACTACCTCCAGGGATTGTTGTTGCTAAAACTGATCTCTACTTGCGCAGATTATGGGGTGAACCTAATGAA GATTTGAAGAAGAAGCCAAAATATCTTGTGACATTTACTGTTGGGTTTGAGCAGAGGAACCATATTAATTCAGTTGTTAAGAAG TTTTCTGAAGATTTCCAGATTTTGCTTTTCCACTATGATGGCCGGACAACGGAGTGGGACCAGTTTGAGTGGTCGAAGAGTGCGATTCATATTAGTACAAGAAAGCAAACAAAATG GTGGTATGCGAAGAGGTTCTTGCATCCTGATGTTGTTTCGGCTTACGAGTACATTTTCATATGGGATGAAGATCTTGGTGTGGAGCACTTCAATGCTGATAA GTATATTCAGTTAGTTAAGAAGCATGGTTTAGAGATTTCTCAGCCAGGTCTAGAGCCCAACAATGGACTTACATGGGAAATGACAAAGAGGCGAGGTGACCGAGAGGTTCACAA AGATACTAAAGAGAAAGCAGGATGGTGTAGTGACCCACATTTACCTCCTTGCGCTGC GTTTGTAGAAATAATGGCGCCTGTGTTTTCTCGAGAAGCATGGCGATGTGTGTGGCATATGATTCAG AATGATCTGGTTCATGGATGGGGTCTAGACTTTGCTCTCAGAAGATGCGTTGAA CCTGCTCATGAAAAGATTGGCGTTGTAGATTCGCAATGGATTATTCATAAAGTGATACCTTCGCTTGGAAGTCAAGGTAAGTCAGAGAATGGGAAAGCCCCATGGCAAGGAGTGAGAGAGAGATGCAAAAAGGAGTGGACTATGTTTCAGAACCGATTAGCAGATGCTGATAAAGAGTACCTTGGGAGGATGGTCAAAGGATAG